The DNA region GGGTGCCGCCGCCGATGTTGTGAATCACCAATGGAGTCCCCGCCGGCGTCTTCTTGTCGGAGACGATGCCGATGTGAGGAAGTCCATTGCCGAGCTTCCATGTTACGATGTCACCCGGCAAGTAGTCCCCTGGTGCGGTGCGGGAATCCAGTGCCCATCCCGATCGTCGAAAGAAACAGGCCAGGTTAGGAACTCGCCGGTGGTCGATGTTTGGGTCGGGCTTCTTTAATCCCCAGTTCTGCGGGTAGGCTTTGAAGGAGCGCTTCATGTCCTCGTGCACCAGTTGCTGAAGGTCCAGCTTCTGATCGCGCAGGGCACGCACAACGACGTCACAGCAGACGCCGGTCTCCTTCGGCACATCTCCACCCGGATAGTTCAGCCGCCGGTAGGCGCCGTCATATCCTGTGGTCACACCTATCTGGGACCGCGCGGAGGCAACGAACTGCGTGGCGTCGAATCCAGCGACGGCACGACTTACGACAAGCAGAGCAAACAGTACGAGCATCTTCTTCATGGCATTCAACATCGAAATCTACCCCAGCCGTTCCGCCAGCGGGCAGCCCGCGCACCCGGCCCGCGCGCTGAGGCAGAAGTCGGCGTGTATCTGGAGCAGCCCCTGAATGCGCAGGCCGTTGTTGGCGTAGAGCGGGGCGGGATTGTGGTCGCGGCCGAAGAGCCGGAAGGCCGTGGCGCGGACCGGCGCGGAGAGGTCTTCCGGGGGGAGATGATCGAGGATGTTGGGGTCGAGGCGATCTTCGGCGGCAAACCACGGGATGATCACGTTGAGCAGCATGGCGGCGATGCGGTTGGGGCCGAGGAGCGCGCCCGCGCCGGGCGTCGGCGGCCCGGAGAGGGTGAGGCGGTCATCCCAGAACGGCCAGCGCGCGCAGCTTTCGAAAAGGAGACCGGCCGAACGGAACCACGCCTGCGGCGGGGTGGCGGGGAGCGTGGCGAGCCGGTCCAGGATGGTGTGGCGGCCCGCGAACAGCGCCGCCGCCGCCGCCAGGCGCCGGATCGGGCTGTTCTGCGGCCTCAGGCCGTGGCGGACCCAGGCGTCGGCGGGCAGGGGGTCGGCGACCGGATTCCGCCACCAGTGGTCCCACAGCCCGCGGACGAACGGCCGCAGCACGGGATCGGCGCTGTCGTCGGGCGACGGGAGGAGACCGGCCGCGCCGAGGAGCCGGCCATAGGCGCTGGCCGCGCCCGCGTCGGGATCCCAGTCGCGCACCGGCAGGCGCTGCGCCAGCCGCCGGAACGGCGCCGCGTTCTGCTTGTAGCCCAGCGCGGCGAGCAGTTCCTCATAGAGCGTCTGGCGCCGATCGGCGTTCTGACGGAACCGGGCCGCCAGACGCCGGGCCTTGGCCTGGATGCGGAACTCGCCCGCCGCATCGAGAAGCGTGGGGGCGCGGTCGGGATGGACCGCCAGGGCGGCCGCGCACGGCCGCGGCGTGACCGGCAGGACGGCGTGGGGATACGCCGCGAGGTCGATGTCGTCAAAGCTGAAGGCGGGGTTGCCGCAGAGCGCGCGGGCCAGCGAAATGCGCAGGACATCGGCCGGCAGCGTCACCGGCGGCGGGTCGGCCGCGTAGGTCACGTGGGCGACGAGATTCCGGTAGAGGGGGTTGGCCGCGTGGCGGTGGGCGTCCCAGTCGCGGGGGGTCACGTGGATCTCGACATCGCCGGTGATGCGGACGCCGCCGGCGGTCGCGAGCGTGGCGCCAAGAAAATCGGGGCCGGCCTCAAGGTTCCAGCGCCCCGGTTCGAGCACGGTGACCGGCGTGCCGTCGACGGCGGCCAGCGGCGCGGGACGGAGGCGGTCATCAAACCAGACGCACTGCAGATGGCGTTCGGACCAGCGCGGGCCGTCGTCCGCATACTCCGCCTCGCCCACCCCCGGGGGGATGCCGGGCGGGGCGAGCGTGGCGGCGTATCGGGCGGCGCGGGGAAGTGTGGTCATGAGGCCAGCGTGAGAAAAGCGGCGTGGCAGCGGGTGTCGCCGGTGAGCTCGGGATGGAAGGAGGTCGCGAGGAGACGGCCCTGGCGGGCCGCGACGATCCGGCCGTCGGGCAGCGTAACGATGGCCCGCGCCGCGGGGCCGACGGCGTCGATCAGCGGGGCGCGGATGAAGACGGCGTGATAGGGCGGCTGCCCGGCCATCCCCTCGCCGAAATCCGAAAGGTCGAGATCGGTCTCGAACGAGTCAATCTGGCGGCCGAAGGCGTTGCGCGTGACGGTGATGTCCATCAGGCCGAGGAGCGGCTGGGCGCGGCCGACGACCGTCCGGGCGAGAAAGATCGCGCCCGCGCACGTCCCCCAGATCGCGCGCTCCCGCCCGAACCGCCGCAGCGGCTCGATGAGCCCGAAATCAGTGGCGAGCTTGCCGATGGTGGTTGACTCGCCGCCCGGGATGATCAGGCCGTCCAGCGGATCGAGCTGGGCGGCGAGGCGGATCTCGGCGGCGTCCACGCCGAGCCGCCGGAGCATGGCAACGTGTTCCGCAAACGCGCCCTGCAACGCCAGCACGCCGATCTTCATATCACCAACCGCGCCCCGCGAGGCGCTCCGCGGCGGGCAACTGCGCGACGGTCCGGCCGACCATCGGTTCGCCGAGGTTGCGGCTGACCTCGGCGAGGATGGCGGCGTCCTGAAAATGGGTCACCGCCTTGACGATCGCGGCGGCGCGTTTGGACGGTTCGCCGCTCTTGAAGATGCCGGAGCCGACGAAGACGCCGTCCACGCCGAGCTGCATCATCAGCGCGGCGTCGGCGGGGGTGGCCACGCCGCCCGCGGCGAAATTCACCACCGGCAGGCGGCCCAGCCGCTGGGTCTCGCGCAGCCATTCGAGGGGCGCCCCGATCTCCTTGGCATAGGCCATCAACTCCTCGCCGGCCATCGTCGTCAGGCGGCGGATCTCGCCCAGAACCGTGCGCGCGTGGCGGACCGCCTCGACCACGTCGCCCGTGCCGGCCTCGCCCTTGGTGCGGATCATCGCGGCGCCCTCGCCGACGCGCCGCAGCGCCTCGCCGAGGTTGCGGCAGCCGCAGACAAAGGGGACGTCGAAGCGGTGCTTGT from Lentisphaerota bacterium includes:
- a CDS encoding DUF1287 domain-containing protein gives rise to the protein MLVLFALLVVSRAVAGFDATQFVASARSQIGVTTGYDGAYRRLNYPGGDVPKETGVCCDVVVRALRDQKLDLQQLVHEDMKRSFKAYPQNWGLKKPDPNIDHRRVPNLACFFRRSGWALDSRTAPGDYLPGDIVTWKLGNGLPHIGIVSDKKTPAGTPLVIHNIGGGTQEEDVLFRFTITGHFRPEGAANPHVQPIAGKSGSG
- a CDS encoding DUF2851 family protein, whose product is MTTLPRAARYAATLAPPGIPPGVGEAEYADDGPRWSERHLQCVWFDDRLRPAPLAAVDGTPVTVLEPGRWNLEAGPDFLGATLATAGGVRITGDVEIHVTPRDWDAHRHAANPLYRNLVAHVTYAADPPPVTLPADVLRISLARALCGNPAFSFDDIDLAAYPHAVLPVTPRPCAAALAVHPDRAPTLLDAAGEFRIQAKARRLAARFRQNADRRQTLYEELLAALGYKQNAAPFRRLAQRLPVRDWDPDAGAASAYGRLLGAAGLLPSPDDSADPVLRPFVRGLWDHWWRNPVADPLPADAWVRHGLRPQNSPIRRLAAAAALFAGRHTILDRLATLPATPPQAWFRSAGLLFESCARWPFWDDRLTLSGPPTPGAGALLGPNRIAAMLLNVIIPWFAAEDRLDPNILDHLPPEDLSAPVRATAFRLFGRDHNPAPLYANNGLRIQGLLQIHADFCLSARAGCAGCPLAERLG
- the pdxT gene encoding pyridoxal 5'-phosphate synthase glutaminase subunit PdxT — its product is MKIGVLALQGAFAEHVAMLRRLGVDAAEIRLAAQLDPLDGLIIPGGESTTIGKLATDFGLIEPLRRFGRERAIWGTCAGAIFLARTVVGRAQPLLGLMDITVTRNAFGRQIDSFETDLDLSDFGEGMAGQPPYHAVFIRAPLIDAVGPAARAIVTLPDGRIVAARQGRLLATSFHPELTGDTRCHAAFLTLAS
- the pdxS gene encoding pyridoxal 5'-phosphate synthase lyase subunit PdxS — protein: VARMSDPDLIQQIMEAVTIPVMAKCRIGHFVEAQILQSIGVDYIDESEVLTPADEAHHIDKHRFDVPFVCGCRNLGEALRRVGEGAAMIRTKGEAGTGDVVEAVRHARTVLGEIRRLTTMAGEELMAYAKEIGAPLEWLRETQRLGRLPVVNFAAGGVATPADAALMMQLGVDGVFVGSGIFKSGEPSKRAAAIVKAVTHFQDAAILAEVSRNLGEPMVGRTVAQLPAAERLAGRGW